The Cloeon dipterum chromosome X, ieCloDipt1.1, whole genome shotgun sequence genome includes a window with the following:
- the LOC135946958 gene encoding uncharacterized protein LOC135946958: protein MGCASTSMGGSVVEQGKPGSAPYTAKVHPMHQVQVLADDDINAAPNTPSSEKEAAENGESGYHEMKSISMGTDAIESMMLHILEDKEREAVLTEIIIPLCPPENNNNNNNESEEHDYGLKSYDAKFYDGFKPMSEEQRADEQRTIIMEVIMEAQEEVKQEEYMFMQTSSDEKIIDAQAEETPEQEECKEDKNDAAAADESNEESNEEVDSAPREQTETEQATESKTEQGAALEASHNAAADEDGSSELLFDLSAEDVEMLEAQLRELSVLSPIPAVPQPAAALDGLLEGHGLMAA from the exons ATGGGTTGTGCAAGCACCTCGATGGGCGGCTCCGTGGTCGAGCAGGGTAAGCCTGGCTCAGCACCCTATACGGCGAAGGTCCACCCCATGCACCAAGTCCAGGTCCTCGCTGACGACGATATCAACGCTGCGCCCAATACGCCTTCGTCTg AGAAAGAAGCGGCAGAAAATGGGGAGAGCGGGTATCACGAGATGAAAAGTATCAGCATGGGCACGGACGCTATTGAGTCCATGATGCTGCACATCCTGGAGGACAAGGAGCGCGAGGCGGTGCTGACCGAGATCATAATTCCGCTGTGCCCGCCAgagaataataacaataacaataacGAGTCGGAGGAACACGACTACGGGCTGAAGAGCTACGACGCAAAATTCTACGACGGCTTCAAACCCATGTCCGAGGAGCAGCGGGCCGACGAGCAGAGGACCATCATCATGGAGGTGATCATGGAGGCGCAGGAGGAAGTCAAGCAGGAGGAGTATATGTTTATGCAAACGAGCAGCGACGAGAAAATAATAGACGCCCAAGCCGAAGAAACAC CCGAGCAGGAAGAGTGCAAAGAGGACAAAAAcgatgccgccgccgccgatgaGAGCAATGAGGAAAGCAATGAGGAAGTCGACTCTGCACCTAGGGAGCAGACAGAGACGGAGCAG GCGACAGAGAGCAAGACGGAACAAGGAGCAGCGCTCGAGGCGAGCCACAATGCCGCCGCCGATGAAGATGGAAGTTCTGAGCTGCTCTTTGACTTGAGCGCCGAGGACGTGGAGATGCTCGAGGCCCAGTTGCGGGAACTTTCGGTCCTCAGCCCGATTCCCGCGGTGCCACAACCCGCCGCCGCCCTAGACGGCCTGCTCGAGGGCCACGGGCTGATGGCGGCGTGA
- the LOC135946731 gene encoding HIG1 domain family member 1A, mitochondrial-like isoform X2, translated as MPAPAAKFAPTSPTFGDESQGGRLQRKIQEAPLFPIGIVGLLGALGYGAYSYKKRGNMSTSVFLMQLRVTAQGAVVVCLTAGIGYSLIRDFVLPKLKSAER; from the exons ATGCCAGCGCCCGCGGCCAAATTCGCACCCACGTCGCCCACCTTCGGCGATGAAAGCCAAGGCGGTCGGCTGCAGAGGAAAATCCAGGAAGCGCCTCTTTTCCCCATCG GAATTGTCGGGTTACTCGGGGCTCTCGGCTACGGAGCCTACAGCTATAAGAAGAGGGGCAACATGTCGACATCGGTGTTCCTCATGCAGCTTAGGGTGACCGCTCAGGGTGCCGTGGTTGTCTGCTTGACCGCCGGAATAGGATACTCTCTCATCAGAGATTTCGTGCTTCCCAAGCTGAAATCCGCGGAGCGCTAG
- the LOC135944875 gene encoding CCR4-NOT transcription complex subunit 4-like isoform X2, which yields MSVLNQCGDEPVECPLCLEHLEVDDLNFFPCTCAYQICRFCWHRIRTDENGLCPACRKPYPENPADFKPLSSAEIQKIKVEKRQKDQQRKQKVTESRQHLASVRVVQRNLTFVVGLPPRLADSEILKKHEYFGKFGRILKVVINPCNSYAGVQGPSASAYVTYAKREDALRAIAAVNNISVDGRLLKASLGTTKYCSNFLKNQACPKLDCMYLHELDREASFTKDDMQQGKHQEFERKLHEQLQQQNKEPGPIGIHATSIYTLNVANSEINKESWPSLPDDQEQLSSASSSPAPPMDTPKEQEIIENCNGQQKKISNDERKGKEQSPIHQQAPSPSSSTSSLSGGPSSTMNQSPSLSSSSSSISEDVLQTNASDTHAALDDIHKFAEDSYFSNQLDLGCQLRGIPKQETKKEMMQENLMPLLDKFDWHTAFGFSKKPQENTTSKALPKDIDDELGFDPFTETQKALEELMKTEEQQQVKQQQQQRPMMAHQYCSRPGDPKRIQAPPPGFSKIPMQHSFHSQTVPCEPPQFQGRPYTESKILPFMNLQQSSASKEDSSSFNMAQWRNILPNIGSSSPSYNIGNVHRQMQAQPQRDWQNDWTAMDPAIVAASAGPRMMVDNSWNKNFDQANYYPHSNSSLGWSGAVPSFNTTTAPPPGFSRPFIISSRSGQPPAMDSELKPHLLHLH from the exons ATGTCGGTGCTGAATCAGTGTGGAGATGAGCCTGTCGAGTGTCCTCTCTGCCTGGAACACTTAGAAGTTGACGATCTCAACTTTTTCCCTTGCACTTGCGCATATcag atCTGCCGTTTCTGCTGGCACCGGATAAGGACTGATGAGAACGGTCTTTGCCCTGCGTGCCGCAAGCCATACCCTGAGAACCCTGCAGATTTCAAACCGCTCTCATCAGCTGAAATCCAGAAGATCAAGGTAGAGAAGCGGCAGAAGGATCAGCAGCGCAAGCAAAAGGTCACTGAGTCTCGTCAGCACCTGGCCTCTGTCAGGGTTGTCCAGCGCAACTTGACCTTTGTGGTGGGCCTGCCGCCTAGACTGGCCgacagtgaaattttgaagaagCACGAGTATTTTGGCAAATTCGGAAGAATCCTTAAAGTAGTTATAAATCCCTGCAACTCTTATGCTGGCGTTCAG GGTCCAAGTGCAAGTGCTTATGTGACTTACGCTAAACGGGAAGATGCTCTCAGAGCGATAGCTGCtgtgaataatatttcggTTGATGGAAGACTTCTCAAGGCTTCTTTAGGAACCACGAAGTACTGCTCCAACTTCTTGAAAAACCAAGCATGTCCAAAACTGGATTGCATGTATCTTCACGAATTAG ATCGCGAGGCAAGTTTCACCAAGGACGATATGCAGCAAGGCAAGCACCAGGAATTTGAAAGGAAACTGCATGAGCAATTACAGCAGCAAAACAAAGAGCC TGGACCCATTGGCATTCACGCAACTTCTATATACACACTTAACGTCGCAAATAGCGAAATTAACAAGGAGTCTTGGCCATCGCTGCCAGATGACCAGGAGCAGTTGTCATCGGCCTCAAGCTCGCCAGCGCCTCCAATGGACACACCAAAGGAAcaggaaattattgaaaactgcaATGGACAgcagaagaaaatttcaaatgatga aagaaaaggaaaagaacAGTCTCCAATCCACCAGCAAGCTCCTTCCCCTTCTTCTTCAACTTCTTCACTCTCTGGTGGCCCATCTTCTACAATGAACCAGTCTCCATCATTATCATCCAGTTCAAGTTCTATCTCTGAAGATGTTTTGCAGACAAATGCCTCAGATACACATG CTGCCTTAGATGATATCCACAAGTTTGCAGAAGATTCGTACTTCTCCAACCAGTTAGATTTAGGCTGTCAACTTCGGGGCATTCCTAAACAGGAAACAAAGAAGGAAATGATGCAGGAAAATCTAATGCCTCTTCTGGATAAGTTTGACTGGCACACTGCATTTGGCTTTAGTAAAAAGCCTCAAGAAAATACCACTTCTAAAG caTTACCAAAAGACATTGATGATGAACTAGGATTTGATCCGTTCACGGAAACACAAAAAGCGCTGGAGGAGTTGATGAAAACAGAAGAGCAGCAGCAAgtgaagcagcagcaacagcagaggCCCATGATGGCACATCAGTACTGCAGCAGGCCGGGCGATCCTAAACGAATTCAAGCTCCGCCGCCTGGATTCTCAAAAATACCGATGCAACACAGCTTCCATTCTCAGACAGTACCGTGCGAACCGCCTCAATTCCAAGGGCGTCCCTACACggagagcaaaattttgccTTTCATGAATTTGCAACAATCTAGCGCGAGCAAAGAGGACTCGTCCAGCTTCAATATGGCCCAGtggagaaatattttgcctAATATCGGCTCGTCGTCTCCAAGTTACAACATCGGAAATGTACACAGACAAATGCAAGCACAACCACAGAGAG ACTGGCAAAACGATTGGACGGCAATGGACCCCGCAATAGTTGCAGCTAGCGCTGGCCCAAGAATGATGGTGGACAATAGTTGGAACAAAAACTTTGACCAGGCTAATTATTACCCGCATTCCAACTCTTCTCTAG GTTGGTCTGGAGCGGTGCCAAGTTTCAACACGACCACAGCTCCACCGCCGGGATTTAGTAGACCGTTCATAATTTCATCTAGAAGCGGCCAGCCGCCGGCTATGGACTCTGAGCTCAAACCTCATCTGCTGCACCTTCATTGA
- the LOC135944875 gene encoding CCR4-NOT transcription complex subunit 4-like isoform X1, protein MSVLNQCGDEPVECPLCLEHLEVDDLNFFPCTCAYQICRFCWHRIRTDENGLCPACRKPYPENPADFKPLSSAEIQKIKVEKRQKDQQRKQKVTESRQHLASVRVVQRNLTFVVGLPPRLADSEILKKHEYFGKFGRILKVVINPCNSYAGVQGPSASAYVTYAKREDALRAIAAVNNISVDGRLLKASLGTTKYCSNFLKNQACPKLDCMYLHELGDREASFTKDDMQQGKHQEFERKLHEQLQQQNKEPGPIGIHATSIYTLNVANSEINKESWPSLPDDQEQLSSASSSPAPPMDTPKEQEIIENCNGQQKKISNDERKGKEQSPIHQQAPSPSSSTSSLSGGPSSTMNQSPSLSSSSSSISEDVLQTNASDTHAALDDIHKFAEDSYFSNQLDLGCQLRGIPKQETKKEMMQENLMPLLDKFDWHTAFGFSKKPQENTTSKALPKDIDDELGFDPFTETQKALEELMKTEEQQQVKQQQQQRPMMAHQYCSRPGDPKRIQAPPPGFSKIPMQHSFHSQTVPCEPPQFQGRPYTESKILPFMNLQQSSASKEDSSSFNMAQWRNILPNIGSSSPSYNIGNVHRQMQAQPQRDWQNDWTAMDPAIVAASAGPRMMVDNSWNKNFDQANYYPHSNSSLGWSGAVPSFNTTTAPPPGFSRPFIISSRSGQPPAMDSELKPHLLHLH, encoded by the exons ATGTCGGTGCTGAATCAGTGTGGAGATGAGCCTGTCGAGTGTCCTCTCTGCCTGGAACACTTAGAAGTTGACGATCTCAACTTTTTCCCTTGCACTTGCGCATATcag atCTGCCGTTTCTGCTGGCACCGGATAAGGACTGATGAGAACGGTCTTTGCCCTGCGTGCCGCAAGCCATACCCTGAGAACCCTGCAGATTTCAAACCGCTCTCATCAGCTGAAATCCAGAAGATCAAGGTAGAGAAGCGGCAGAAGGATCAGCAGCGCAAGCAAAAGGTCACTGAGTCTCGTCAGCACCTGGCCTCTGTCAGGGTTGTCCAGCGCAACTTGACCTTTGTGGTGGGCCTGCCGCCTAGACTGGCCgacagtgaaattttgaagaagCACGAGTATTTTGGCAAATTCGGAAGAATCCTTAAAGTAGTTATAAATCCCTGCAACTCTTATGCTGGCGTTCAG GGTCCAAGTGCAAGTGCTTATGTGACTTACGCTAAACGGGAAGATGCTCTCAGAGCGATAGCTGCtgtgaataatatttcggTTGATGGAAGACTTCTCAAGGCTTCTTTAGGAACCACGAAGTACTGCTCCAACTTCTTGAAAAACCAAGCATGTCCAAAACTGGATTGCATGTATCTTCACGAATTAG GAGATCGCGAGGCAAGTTTCACCAAGGACGATATGCAGCAAGGCAAGCACCAGGAATTTGAAAGGAAACTGCATGAGCAATTACAGCAGCAAAACAAAGAGCC TGGACCCATTGGCATTCACGCAACTTCTATATACACACTTAACGTCGCAAATAGCGAAATTAACAAGGAGTCTTGGCCATCGCTGCCAGATGACCAGGAGCAGTTGTCATCGGCCTCAAGCTCGCCAGCGCCTCCAATGGACACACCAAAGGAAcaggaaattattgaaaactgcaATGGACAgcagaagaaaatttcaaatgatga aagaaaaggaaaagaacAGTCTCCAATCCACCAGCAAGCTCCTTCCCCTTCTTCTTCAACTTCTTCACTCTCTGGTGGCCCATCTTCTACAATGAACCAGTCTCCATCATTATCATCCAGTTCAAGTTCTATCTCTGAAGATGTTTTGCAGACAAATGCCTCAGATACACATG CTGCCTTAGATGATATCCACAAGTTTGCAGAAGATTCGTACTTCTCCAACCAGTTAGATTTAGGCTGTCAACTTCGGGGCATTCCTAAACAGGAAACAAAGAAGGAAATGATGCAGGAAAATCTAATGCCTCTTCTGGATAAGTTTGACTGGCACACTGCATTTGGCTTTAGTAAAAAGCCTCAAGAAAATACCACTTCTAAAG caTTACCAAAAGACATTGATGATGAACTAGGATTTGATCCGTTCACGGAAACACAAAAAGCGCTGGAGGAGTTGATGAAAACAGAAGAGCAGCAGCAAgtgaagcagcagcaacagcagaggCCCATGATGGCACATCAGTACTGCAGCAGGCCGGGCGATCCTAAACGAATTCAAGCTCCGCCGCCTGGATTCTCAAAAATACCGATGCAACACAGCTTCCATTCTCAGACAGTACCGTGCGAACCGCCTCAATTCCAAGGGCGTCCCTACACggagagcaaaattttgccTTTCATGAATTTGCAACAATCTAGCGCGAGCAAAGAGGACTCGTCCAGCTTCAATATGGCCCAGtggagaaatattttgcctAATATCGGCTCGTCGTCTCCAAGTTACAACATCGGAAATGTACACAGACAAATGCAAGCACAACCACAGAGAG ACTGGCAAAACGATTGGACGGCAATGGACCCCGCAATAGTTGCAGCTAGCGCTGGCCCAAGAATGATGGTGGACAATAGTTGGAACAAAAACTTTGACCAGGCTAATTATTACCCGCATTCCAACTCTTCTCTAG GTTGGTCTGGAGCGGTGCCAAGTTTCAACACGACCACAGCTCCACCGCCGGGATTTAGTAGACCGTTCATAATTTCATCTAGAAGCGGCCAGCCGCCGGCTATGGACTCTGAGCTCAAACCTCATCTGCTGCACCTTCATTGA
- the LOC135944875 gene encoding CCR4-NOT transcription complex subunit 4-like isoform X3 produces MSVLNQCGDEPVECPLCLEHLEVDDLNFFPCTCAYQICRFCWHRIRTDENGLCPACRKPYPENPADFKPLSSAEIQKIKVEKRQKDQQRKQKVTESRQHLASVRVVQRNLTFVVGLPPRLADSEILKKHEYFGKFGRILKVVINPCNSYAGVQGPSASAYVTYAKREDALRAIAAVNNISVDGRLLKASLGTTKYCSNFLKNQACPKLDCMYLHELGDREASFTKDDMQQGKHQEFERKLHEQLQQQNKEPGPIGIHATSIYTLNVANSEINKESWPSLPDDQEQLSSASSSPAPPMDTPKEQEIIENCNGQQKKISNDEKGKEQSPIHQQAPSPSSSTSSLSGGPSSTMNQSPSLSSSSSSISEDVLQTNASDTHAALDDIHKFAEDSYFSNQLDLGCQLRGIPKQETKKEMMQENLMPLLDKFDWHTAFGFSKKPQENTTSKALPKDIDDELGFDPFTETQKALEELMKTEEQQQVKQQQQQRPMMAHQYCSRPGDPKRIQAPPPGFSKIPMQHSFHSQTVPCEPPQFQGRPYTESKILPFMNLQQSSASKEDSSSFNMAQWRNILPNIGSSSPSYNIGNVHRQMQAQPQRDWQNDWTAMDPAIVAASAGPRMMVDNSWNKNFDQANYYPHSNSSLGWSGAVPSFNTTTAPPPGFSRPFIISSRSGQPPAMDSELKPHLLHLH; encoded by the exons ATGTCGGTGCTGAATCAGTGTGGAGATGAGCCTGTCGAGTGTCCTCTCTGCCTGGAACACTTAGAAGTTGACGATCTCAACTTTTTCCCTTGCACTTGCGCATATcag atCTGCCGTTTCTGCTGGCACCGGATAAGGACTGATGAGAACGGTCTTTGCCCTGCGTGCCGCAAGCCATACCCTGAGAACCCTGCAGATTTCAAACCGCTCTCATCAGCTGAAATCCAGAAGATCAAGGTAGAGAAGCGGCAGAAGGATCAGCAGCGCAAGCAAAAGGTCACTGAGTCTCGTCAGCACCTGGCCTCTGTCAGGGTTGTCCAGCGCAACTTGACCTTTGTGGTGGGCCTGCCGCCTAGACTGGCCgacagtgaaattttgaagaagCACGAGTATTTTGGCAAATTCGGAAGAATCCTTAAAGTAGTTATAAATCCCTGCAACTCTTATGCTGGCGTTCAG GGTCCAAGTGCAAGTGCTTATGTGACTTACGCTAAACGGGAAGATGCTCTCAGAGCGATAGCTGCtgtgaataatatttcggTTGATGGAAGACTTCTCAAGGCTTCTTTAGGAACCACGAAGTACTGCTCCAACTTCTTGAAAAACCAAGCATGTCCAAAACTGGATTGCATGTATCTTCACGAATTAG GAGATCGCGAGGCAAGTTTCACCAAGGACGATATGCAGCAAGGCAAGCACCAGGAATTTGAAAGGAAACTGCATGAGCAATTACAGCAGCAAAACAAAGAGCC TGGACCCATTGGCATTCACGCAACTTCTATATACACACTTAACGTCGCAAATAGCGAAATTAACAAGGAGTCTTGGCCATCGCTGCCAGATGACCAGGAGCAGTTGTCATCGGCCTCAAGCTCGCCAGCGCCTCCAATGGACACACCAAAGGAAcaggaaattattgaaaactgcaATGGACAgcagaagaaaatttcaaatgatga aaaaggaaaagaacAGTCTCCAATCCACCAGCAAGCTCCTTCCCCTTCTTCTTCAACTTCTTCACTCTCTGGTGGCCCATCTTCTACAATGAACCAGTCTCCATCATTATCATCCAGTTCAAGTTCTATCTCTGAAGATGTTTTGCAGACAAATGCCTCAGATACACATG CTGCCTTAGATGATATCCACAAGTTTGCAGAAGATTCGTACTTCTCCAACCAGTTAGATTTAGGCTGTCAACTTCGGGGCATTCCTAAACAGGAAACAAAGAAGGAAATGATGCAGGAAAATCTAATGCCTCTTCTGGATAAGTTTGACTGGCACACTGCATTTGGCTTTAGTAAAAAGCCTCAAGAAAATACCACTTCTAAAG caTTACCAAAAGACATTGATGATGAACTAGGATTTGATCCGTTCACGGAAACACAAAAAGCGCTGGAGGAGTTGATGAAAACAGAAGAGCAGCAGCAAgtgaagcagcagcaacagcagaggCCCATGATGGCACATCAGTACTGCAGCAGGCCGGGCGATCCTAAACGAATTCAAGCTCCGCCGCCTGGATTCTCAAAAATACCGATGCAACACAGCTTCCATTCTCAGACAGTACCGTGCGAACCGCCTCAATTCCAAGGGCGTCCCTACACggagagcaaaattttgccTTTCATGAATTTGCAACAATCTAGCGCGAGCAAAGAGGACTCGTCCAGCTTCAATATGGCCCAGtggagaaatattttgcctAATATCGGCTCGTCGTCTCCAAGTTACAACATCGGAAATGTACACAGACAAATGCAAGCACAACCACAGAGAG ACTGGCAAAACGATTGGACGGCAATGGACCCCGCAATAGTTGCAGCTAGCGCTGGCCCAAGAATGATGGTGGACAATAGTTGGAACAAAAACTTTGACCAGGCTAATTATTACCCGCATTCCAACTCTTCTCTAG GTTGGTCTGGAGCGGTGCCAAGTTTCAACACGACCACAGCTCCACCGCCGGGATTTAGTAGACCGTTCATAATTTCATCTAGAAGCGGCCAGCCGCCGGCTATGGACTCTGAGCTCAAACCTCATCTGCTGCACCTTCATTGA
- the LOC135944876 gene encoding abasic site processing protein HMCES isoform X2 has product MSIKIECEEEDLEPVWIEPEAESLQYKANHNVTPTQSVPCLMMNEDRRTVITPMLWGFIPAGHKGTATNHGLTSFNARSEGLSASPLYKTAFKSGKRCAVLCTGYYEWKTIQGRKQPFFFHLPQEEDVLVDVNCKEEENEEFRERRVTPLAGIYHHWTNSKGEKIPNVTIITMGAGKWVSWCHHRMPVILDTPEKLNNWLDYDKINAGEAEKMFVEPNVINWYPVRKEFHTSKPELALKSIKLEECSLVPEFLSKWEGLESNVKIEPPEIGKYKSTLKRASSPLNDPSSPSKKQTTLTKWFTKKEPK; this is encoded by the exons ATGTCCATTAAAATCGAATGCGAGGAGGAAGATTTGGAGCCGGTGTGGATTGAACCTGAGGCAGAGAGCCTGCAGTACAAAGCTAATCACAATGTCACCCCAACACAATCTGTGCCATGCCTGATGATGAACGAGGATCGACGCACTGTCATCACTCCAATGTTGTGGGGCTTCATTCCTGCTGGTCACAAA ggCACTGCTACCAATCATGGCTTGACCTCATTCAACGCTCGGTCAGAAGGTCTGAGTGCATCCCCCCTCTACAAAACAGCCTTCAAATCAGGGAAAAGATGTGCAGTCCTCTGCACTGGTTATTACGAGTGGAAAACCATTCAAGGACGAAAACAACCATTCTTTTTCCACCTGCCACAAGAGGAAGATGTCCTGGTTGATGTTAACTGCaaggaagaagaaaatgaaGAGTTTCGGGAACGAAGAGTGACTCCCTTAGCTGGAATTTATCATCACTGGACCAACTCAAAGGGGGAGAAGATTCCAAATGTGACCATTATTACCATGGGTGCTGGTAAATGGGTTTCCTGGTGCCACCACCGCATGCCTGTTATTTTGGACACTCCTGAAAAGCTGAAC AACTGGCTCGACTATGACAAAATCAATGCTGGCGAAGCTGAAAAGATGTTTGTGGAGCCTAATGTGATTAACTGGTACCCAGTGAGGAAAGAATTCCACACTTCCAAACCTGAACTAGCGCTGAAGTCAATCAAATTGGA GGAGTGTTCCTTGGTGCCAGAGTTCCTGTCTAAGTGGGAAGGGTTGGAATCTAACGTGAAAATAGAACCACCAGAAATAGGCAAGTACAAGTCAACTTTGAAGAGAGCTAGCAGTCCTTTGAATGACCCCAGCAGTCCTTCTAAGAAACAAACAACTTTGACGAAATGGTTTACAAAGAAAGAACCCAAGTAA
- the LOC135944876 gene encoding abasic site processing protein HMCES isoform X1, whose protein sequence is MCGRLACTLHERELRRSCALARGHPAKRVRGREDQPRGSNEGKQPAFTNDGDKMSIKIECEEEDLEPVWIEPEAESLQYKANHNVTPTQSVPCLMMNEDRRTVITPMLWGFIPAGHKGTATNHGLTSFNARSEGLSASPLYKTAFKSGKRCAVLCTGYYEWKTIQGRKQPFFFHLPQEEDVLVDVNCKEEENEEFRERRVTPLAGIYHHWTNSKGEKIPNVTIITMGAGKWVSWCHHRMPVILDTPEKLNNWLDYDKINAGEAEKMFVEPNVINWYPVRKEFHTSKPELALKSIKLEECSLVPEFLSKWEGLESNVKIEPPEIGKYKSTLKRASSPLNDPSSPSKKQTTLTKWFTKKEPK, encoded by the exons ATGTGTGGACGGCTTGCATG cacGCTACATGAGCGTGAACTGCGACGTTCTTGCGCCCTTGCGAGAGGGCATCCAGCCAAAAGGGTACGCGGGAGGGAAGACCAGCCTCGAGGTTCCAATGAAGGGAAACAGCCAGCTTTCACAAATGACGGAGATAAAATGTCCATTAAAATCGAATGCGAGGAGGAAGATTTGGAGCCGGTGTGGATTGAACCTGAGGCAGAGAGCCTGCAGTACAAAGCTAATCACAATGTCACCCCAACACAATCTGTGCCATGCCTGATGATGAACGAGGATCGACGCACTGTCATCACTCCAATGTTGTGGGGCTTCATTCCTGCTGGTCACAAA ggCACTGCTACCAATCATGGCTTGACCTCATTCAACGCTCGGTCAGAAGGTCTGAGTGCATCCCCCCTCTACAAAACAGCCTTCAAATCAGGGAAAAGATGTGCAGTCCTCTGCACTGGTTATTACGAGTGGAAAACCATTCAAGGACGAAAACAACCATTCTTTTTCCACCTGCCACAAGAGGAAGATGTCCTGGTTGATGTTAACTGCaaggaagaagaaaatgaaGAGTTTCGGGAACGAAGAGTGACTCCCTTAGCTGGAATTTATCATCACTGGACCAACTCAAAGGGGGAGAAGATTCCAAATGTGACCATTATTACCATGGGTGCTGGTAAATGGGTTTCCTGGTGCCACCACCGCATGCCTGTTATTTTGGACACTCCTGAAAAGCTGAAC AACTGGCTCGACTATGACAAAATCAATGCTGGCGAAGCTGAAAAGATGTTTGTGGAGCCTAATGTGATTAACTGGTACCCAGTGAGGAAAGAATTCCACACTTCCAAACCTGAACTAGCGCTGAAGTCAATCAAATTGGA GGAGTGTTCCTTGGTGCCAGAGTTCCTGTCTAAGTGGGAAGGGTTGGAATCTAACGTGAAAATAGAACCACCAGAAATAGGCAAGTACAAGTCAACTTTGAAGAGAGCTAGCAGTCCTTTGAATGACCCCAGCAGTCCTTCTAAGAAACAAACAACTTTGACGAAATGGTTTACAAAGAAAGAACCCAAGTAA
- the LOC135946731 gene encoding HIG1 domain family member 1A, mitochondrial-like isoform X1 has protein sequence MSLFKTLHIAPRFPSTMPAPAAKFAPTSPTFGDESQGGRLQRKIQEAPLFPIGIVGLLGALGYGAYSYKKRGNMSTSVFLMQLRVTAQGAVVVCLTAGIGYSLIRDFVLPKLKSAER, from the exons ATGTCCCTCTTCAAGACGCTTCACATT GCACCTCGATTTCCATCCACAATGCCAGCGCCCGCGGCCAAATTCGCACCCACGTCGCCCACCTTCGGCGATGAAAGCCAAGGCGGTCGGCTGCAGAGGAAAATCCAGGAAGCGCCTCTTTTCCCCATCG GAATTGTCGGGTTACTCGGGGCTCTCGGCTACGGAGCCTACAGCTATAAGAAGAGGGGCAACATGTCGACATCGGTGTTCCTCATGCAGCTTAGGGTGACCGCTCAGGGTGCCGTGGTTGTCTGCTTGACCGCCGGAATAGGATACTCTCTCATCAGAGATTTCGTGCTTCCCAAGCTGAAATCCGCGGAGCGCTAG